The Anguilla rostrata isolate EN2019 chromosome 2, ASM1855537v3, whole genome shotgun sequence genome contains the following window.
TTTCAGAGCTGATTCTATATTCAGACATCACAGCGCAGTGGTGTTTGCACACAGTCCAGTCACAGTATCGCCTTGTGTAATGCTGTGGAATTCGGAAGGGCAGCACAGTGAGGACATGCTGAATTTAGGAGCTCTGCAGGTAGTGCAGTCCTGTgggtatatgaatgtgtgtctctgcttgtgtgtgtgcacgtgtatgtgagtgtacgggcatatgcgcgtgtgtgtgttactgtgcatgtgtgtgccaaCACTCGGTCTTGGTAATCGTGTCAGCTCATTCAGGGGAAGTGGTGTGGACTCTGTGTGAAagcctcctcctgttcctctcagGGCGAAGTACGCCATCGGCGCCATCAAGAAGAAGCTGAACGATAAGAACCCGCATGTGGCGCTATATGCGCTTGAggtgggtcagaggtcaaagttcaaggGTAACAAATCAGACCGTTTTGAGTCCTCGAGCATTGAGGTTTTtagcacacacagatacacacacattcacacaagccTTTACTTATTCAATAGTGTATTAAATTTAACAAATCATTGTTGGTAATGACTCGGTAAGGACAGTTAGGAACTATCAGGACATTTTGATTTGTGTGACATGTTTCAGAGCACTGCAAATGGAGAACAGTGATTGGGCACTTGTATTTTCTCTGTCTCAGTTGTGGGTACTGGGATAAATGACTGAGACCTCAAACCGCTGAAACAGGGTACATGTGTAGTTCCTCTGTGAGCAAAGAAATCAGTCACCTGTAATATTAGTGTGTGTTGGACAACTGAGGCTATTTTGTAAAAGTATCAGGAAAGGGGGTATATATCACCTGTGTGTTAGTGTAATGTGACACATACATGTATAGAGTGTATTCGTGGAGCATGCAATGTGTGTTGGCTCCGTAAATGTATTAGTGGAGCAGGTAGTGTGCATTGGCTCTGTGAGTGTATAGGTGGAGCAGGTAGTATGCATAGGCTCTGTGAATGTATAGGTGGAGCAGGTAGTGTGCATTGGCTCTGTGAGTGTATAGGTGGAGCAGGTAGTGTGTATTGGCTCTGTGAATGTATAGGTGGAGCAGGTAGTGTGTATTGGCTCTGAATGTATAGGTGGAGCAGGTAGTGTGTATTGGCTCTGTGAGTGTATTAGTGGAGCAAGTAgtgtgttttggctctgtgagTGTATTAGTGGAGCAGGTAGTGTGTATTGGCTCTGAGTATATAGGTGGAGCAGGTAGTATGCATAGGCTCTGTGAGTGTATAGGTGGAGCAGGTAGTGTGTATTGGCTCTGTGAATGTATAGGTGGAGCAGGTAGTGTGTATTGGCTCTGAATGTATAGGTGGAGCAGGTAGTGTGTATTGGCTCTGTGAGTGTATTAGTGGAGCAAGTAgtgtgttttggctctgtgagTGTATTAGTGGAGCAGGTAGTGTGTATTGGCTCTGAGTATATAGGTGGAGCAGGTAGTATGCATAGGCTTTGTGAGTGTATAGGTGGAGCAGGTAGTGTGTATTGGCTGTAAGTGTATAGGTGGAGCAGGTAGTGTGTATTGGCTCTGTGAATGTATAGGTGGAGCAGGTAGTGTGTATTGGCTCTGAATGTATAGGTGGAGCAGGTAgtgtgttttggctctgtgagTGTATTAGTGGAGCAGGTAgtgtgttttggctctgtgagTGTATTAGTGGAGCAGGTAGTGTGTATTGGTTCTGTGAGTGTATTAGTGGAGCAGGTAgtgtgttttggctctgtgagTGTATTAGTGGAGCAGGTAGTGTGCGTtggctctgtgagtgtgcagtgtgcagtctgctctcctgcaggtgtTGGAGTCGGTGGTGAAGAACTGCGGTCAGACGGTTCATGATGAGGTGGCCTGCAAGCAGAccatggaggagctgaaggaccTTCTTAAGGTGACAGTGCTTTTTTCAGCTTATTCCCTCTGTGTTTtctccctgtcctctcctcccacacccccctttttcttctctctcctccccctcgccctTTTTTCTTCTATCCATTCTCTCACTTCTCCTCCCCATCTTCtactctcccttctctcttccccctctcccctgttcCTGTGCTTGGAGCTGTTGTCATGCTTGTGTGAGTTATCAAGACTATCAAGTGATGAAAGTCTGTGCCTTGTTAAAGGAGGTGGGGTTATGGGAGTCATTACAGAACTAGGGCATCGTAGGGCACCAATGAGGGAGCAGGTTTGTAGCATGTGTTCCCTCCCTTTAATGCTCCAAAACTTCTGTTTGCACTGTTTATATGGTGCCTTAAATGAGGAACCTGGTGTCTGTGAGAGTCTGTGTCAGTCAAACCCATATTTGGCTTGTGATTGGTTGCAGCTACTTCTGTTGTAAACACAGAGCCCTGTGCCTGTAGCTCATTCTGGCTGCAGGCCATTTACTgtcacctgattggctgaggctaGGTCAGGTGACTCAGAGAGCTGGCTGCTTTGCGTTCCTGATGGTGTCACTTGCTCACATGATCAGGCAGTCAGCTAGGCCTGTGGTTTAGGGGACTTCCTGGATCTGATTCTTACAGGAgaaaaacagtgagagagatcaACACAGCCAGTCTTCTCCAGATTCCAGGAAAGGTAATCCTGTTTTTATAGTGTCCTTCAGGGAATGGAAACAAGGCTAATGTTGACTTTTACATACTTGCTCTTTTACATACTTGCTCTTAACtatttgaagagtaggtttttggaatgtttttcaatattcaaaggcagtgttctagaactccattgccttcagttaccagtagtgattgtggcattagaatgttcagtccgGAACATTTTAATCGCACATTTTGATCTTACATATTGAAGGGTTAATGGAGAATTATAACAAGCTTTGGAGAATATGTGGGTCAGAACAACTGAGCTGATTCAGTGAGGGTGTTTACAGATGCACAAGAATCCATGTAATTCTTGGTGACATTGTGCGGTACAAACTCACATGTTAAGGGCAGGGGAAACTGGTTCTTGTCTCAGTTGCTGTTCATGTagttttcaaaaaatttgaatattttgttaatgtacATGTCATTACCATAAATGCTGTGGCTACATTTAGTCTTATTTTGATTTTGGGCAAAAAATTAAACTAGTCTAAGTTTATTTTCTGTAGTGTCTTTTGAGTCGGACCTTTGTACCTTTCCGGACTGtaatttcagtttattattgCAGTCGCTGTTGTTGCAGGCCTAGTTGTCTTTCAGTTTCACACGGTTAATCTCCAGAAaatcgtttttttcttttttttcccttttttttttcttttccccgaCCTGTCAGGTCTAAAACGGGCCCTCGGTCGCTGCGGAAACGCCTGGCCGTGTGGATAAGTTGGTTTTGGTTTGAGTCGGGTCAGAATGAGTCGGGTGTGAGAGGTGCTTTGTCTCCGCTCTGTGCTGCCCAGGCAAAGACATGCTCGTGTGGAGAGTGTGGCTGCTGCTTCAGCAtgataaagcaaaataaataaaattatgaaatctTAACAGGCACCACAGGAACTTTTATGACATGGATTTCTTAATGTACTGTGTTACTGGTTTTTACTGATGGGTTATTCAAGGCCCTACAGTGGTCCCATTTTAAGAGCATTTGCACCTGAAAATTGATGTCCGCAAACTGGAGAAAttatttaggagcacatctacttaTTGGGATGCTCTTAAATTTGTCGACTTAAGAGCATGTGTGCTCCTTGGAAACAATGTTAGCGTAGAGCCCTGGGGTATATATACTAAACCACCCGTGTTAAGTATTCTGCTGAAAGGTACACCTGCTTTGTCTCACCTGGGATTGGGAGTGGGATATGCTGTAATGGTAATATTGATGTAAGGCTGAAACGAATGGAGAGGGGTGTGCTTAATGACATAAAGGTACAGGTAGCACTCTAGCATATGGAGTGGGGTATGCTAAGTGCTATAATGGTACATGTAGCACTGTAGCATGTGGAGTGGGCTGTGCTAAGCACTGTAATGGTACAGGTAGGACTAGTGTGCTAAGTGGTGCTAAACGCTATAATGGTACAGGTAGGGCTgtagtgtgtggagtgggtgtgCTAAGCACTGTAATGGTACATGTAGCACTGTAGCATGTGGAGTGGGTGTGCTAAGCACTGTAATGGTACTGGTAGGGCTgtagtgtgtggagtgggtgtgCTCAGCGCTATAATAGTACAGGTAAGACTAGTGTGCTAAGTGGTGCTAAACGCTATAATGGTACAGGTAGGACTgtagtgtgtggagtggggtgtGCTAAGCGTTATAATGGTACAGGTAGGACTgtagtgtgtggagtggggtaTGCTAAGCACTGTAATGGTACTGGTAGGGTTGTAGCGTGTGGAGTGGGGTGTGCTAAGCGCTGTAATGGTACAGGTAGGACTgtagtgtgtggagtggggtgtGCTAAGCGCTGTAATGGTACAGGTAGGGCTgtagtgtgtggagtggggtaTGCTAAGCGTTATAATGGTACAGGTAGGGCTgtagtgtgtggagtggggtgtGCTAAGCGTTATAATGGTACAGGTAGGACTgtagtgtgtggagtggggtgtGCTAAGCACTGTAATGGTACAGGTAGGGCTgtagtgtgtggagtgggtgtgCTAAGCACTGTAATGTTTTAGGTTGGGCTgtagtgtgtggagtggggtgtGCTCAGCGCTATAATAGTACAGGTAAGGCTgtagtgtgtggagtggggtgtGCTAAGCGCAGTAATGGTACAGGTAGGGCTgtagtgtgtggagtggggtgtGCTAAGCGCTATAATGGTACAGGTAGGGCTgtagtgtgtggagtggggtgtGCTAAGTGCTGTTATGGTACAGGTAGCActgtaaaggggggggggcgtatctatgttcccagggtcctatgttcccagggttcTATGTTCTACTGCTCCTGATGAAACGTTGtgaacaatttttcataatttcttggaaatattattattattgaggacttctgagcatagctaagccatttgtttgctgatagacctagctgacatcgttatctggagtaagacagaaaatcattgatttactgtctctgtctctatctactgaacacagataagatttcatgtagggctggggaacataggaccctgggaaaataggaccctttgtcatgttcccagtatgtgccatataaatctggggaacataggaccctgggaacatagaaATGTCCCCGTGTGGGATATGTGAGGCTATGTAAGCAGAGTAATGGTACAGGTAGGGTGTTgtgaggtgggtgtggctagtCCGCTCTTTTGGAGGAGGGGAGCGAAGCGATAATCCTTACTGATCAGGCCTGGTGCGCTTCGAAGCGGTCCCAAACAGTATGGTTGCAGGAACTACGATCatgaggtggaggtggtggtctTCTCCTTCATCGTCTTTACTCTACttccctctccctgtgtcttCTTGCTCCTCTGCTTGCTGCTCTCTTTCGTACAGACCTTGTATGTCTCGTCTCTCTCACACCGTAATTCCGTAGGGCTGACGGGATGGTTGCTAGCCTATATGGCACTGCCTGCTGTGCTGTGGAGGGCGTGCTAAGCGCTATGGTACAGAGCTTGTAATTGGGGTTCTACTGTTCCCAGTCAGTTCCATGCGATGTCTCTCTACCTGATCCGTGACGTTGcacattttcatacattgtCGGCACCTCCATTTATTAGTGGATTGATGTCTTTTttgttcctgctctgtttctgtcaGAATCAtgtctctcttctttctcttcttgcTCCAGATGCTCTCTCTCGTCATCCTGTGCCCCCTTCCTTCTCGATTGCCATTTATCGCTAGACCCTCTCTGCTCTTCCCACTGtgtttcttctctctccatctctctcctatGTCTGTTTTTGTCATCTTTTCTTGCTCTGCCTTGGTCCTATTTTCATTTAGTCTTGTTTCTATGTTCGAGTAAAGTACAGAATGCCTTGTTGTGTGTAGTGGTGAACTACCTATTTGGATAAGAGATGATAGTCGCTGTTATTGGGCCACGCTTATAAGGGACGATGCCATGTTGAGTGGGGTAGCTGCTCTCTTTACTACACTATCTTGTTCTCTAAGCTTATGCTATCTGCCTTGTTCTCTGTCTACTGCTTTGTACAGTACCAAACTCCTGTTATCACAGAGATAATAAtccctgtgcttctgtgtcCTGATGGGAGTGAGCCAAGCGATGTCATCTGTTAGTGTTCAGTTTGGGGATGACCGAAGGTTGTATTTACAGACAAGCTCATAGTTCTATTGGCTCTGTATGCTGTACAGCTCAAACTAGTACTTGAAGTTGGGTCAAACTGCCGTACGATAAAACCATGATGCCCTTTCCTAATGGGAAGTAGAAGCTGTTTTGCTGCTCCTGCAAATGTCATATTTTGGAGATACGCAGTTTATGCTTGATACAGACAATgtatattggtgtgtgtgtgtgtgtgtgtgtagtgcgtcTCCCTGTGGCAGGTTATGTGagatgtgtgcgtgcgtgtgtgcgtctctcTGTGGGAGAGTTTGTATGTGagatgtgtgcatgcgtgtgtgcgtctctctgaatgagtgtgtgttagagaagcttgctctccctcactctctctctctctgtatggcAGCATCACTGCCGGGCGTGCGGGCAGATCTTCTGTGGGAAGTGCTCCTCTAAGTGCTCCACCATCCCCAAGTTCGGCATAGAGAAGgaggtgcgcgtgtgtgagccCTGCTTCGAGTTCCTCAACAAGTGAGTGGAGCTGCCGCTCTCtcaggggattctgggattcACTGTGCGGGTTTACTCCATCCCTGACTGAGAATCCCTGTATCCCTACTTGTCtgtccccctctgccccccaccctctctctctccctccccctccctctctctctctcctccccccctccccctctctctctccctccactccccctccctctctgcaggaaaGCAGAGGGTAAAGCAGCCTCCACTGGCTCATCAGAGCTCCCCCCGGAGTACCTGACCAGCCCCCTGTCCCAGCAGTCTCAGGTAGTGGTCGGTGGAACAGTAAGTAGCTGCACTTCAGATACAGACTCCGTGCATCCCGCTCCCAGGCCAGCAGGCCTCACACTGTGCATTGTGGGCATTGTAGTTTTGTGTCATGTTCTCAGCCGGGAAGTAATTTCCTCCTCATCTGGTAGGCTAGCAGCCTGTACTCCACGCACCCAGTGATCATGTAAAACTCCCAGCCTCCCTATACATTTAAAGGATTTTGTCATTTaagatgaatgaatgattgatGGGGTTTGTAGCGAGGGGCTTGTTGTTTTGTACTGTTTATTATGGTCTGTGGGCCAGACCTGGATTGTTTGGCCCTTTATACCTCTGGTGACAAACTGTGAGCTCTGCAGATAAGTTTGGATCACGGGGTGCAGTGTTGCCATATTTGAAAATGGTGAACCCGCCACAAGCCATTTTACCCCCCACAGTAACATAAAAATTAGCCCAGTTGGGGCAGGTATCCTGCCAATCTGGCAACGCTGGCGGGGTGTAACTTTGGCCAGGTGTTCCatatttgtgcgtgcgtgctgatTGGCGGGGTGAAATGCAAATAGCTGCAAACGCATGGGCCCCCAGGACTGCAGTTTGGAATCCCTGGGTTAGATGATAAGGAGGTGGGGGATATTGGGTATGTTTtgcaaccccccctccctcccccagacTAACAGCTCCTATGCACTCCTCCACTCAGCCCCCCCAGGCTAACTGCTCTCTCTTCTCAGACTCCACCCAAGAGAGACGAGGCggccctgcaggaggaggaggagctacaGCTGGCCATCGCCCTATCACAGAGCGAGGCGGAGGAAAAGGCGAGGATGGTGCGACTCATACAAAAAAgactctttcactctttctttccctctctcccaccgtTCTTTCATTCATCcccttctttctgtctctccttctgtctctttcAGTCTCTACCCCACCATTTCCCTTTGTCTCCATCCCTCTCGTTTAATTGCTTTTCTCCACGTATCTCTCTTTCAGCCTCTCCTTGCTCTTTCCTCCATTTCCATCCACATCTCGCTAAAATGGGGCGctgttgtgtgcgtgcgtgcgtgcgtgcgtgcgtgcgtgtgtgtgttctgagaaACACTGACCAGAATCCCTGTGTTTTCAGAGACAGAAGACCTCCTATACGCTGTACCCAAAAGCCGAGCCCACCCCTGTGACCTCATCGGCGCCCCCTGTCAGCTCCCTGTACTCCTCCCCTGTGGTGAGTCCTGTGGTCCCCCAAAATCACCGCACCCCTCGTACGCCCAAAATCACCCTGTGTCCTGCACCCCCAAAATCCCCCCACATCCTGCACACCCAAAATCACCCCGCATCCTGCAAAATCACCTTATATCCTTTACCCCTAAAATAACCGAGCATCCTGTAGCCCCCGCTCCCCCAAAGAACCTCACCTCCGGAACCCCCAAAAATCACCCCACATCTTCTACCCCAAAGTAATCTCATAGCCAGCCGTccttatacattttaaatgtgttgctgTCTTTCTGTCGAGCAGTCATAGGATCCTAAGGTTACCTAGCGACACAGACATGATCTGTAGTAGCAGGGTTTGCATATTCAGGAGTGCTGTTTTGGCTGTCTTCCGATGGTTATAAATCTGTGTGAGATTTTGGCAGAAAACCTAAGAGGGGATGTTGGGGCTGGTACAGCAGCTGTTAACAGCAGTGGAGGTTTACacatgacacccccccccacccgtcacTGTAACACACCCATTTCTGCGCTTCCCAGAACTCCTCCGCACCCCTGGCTGAAGACGTGGACCCAGAGGTAAGGCTGCCGTCTGGTCTTCAGTTCTGCTAATGTTCTGTCAGCGTTCTACCTGTGTTCTGTCAGCGTTCTACCTGTGTTCTGTCAGCGTCCTACCTGTGTTCTGTCAGCGTTCTACCTGTGTTCTGTCAGCGTTCTACCTGTGTTCTGTCAGCATTCTACCTGTGTTCTGTCAGCATTCTACCAGGGTCCTGTCAGCGGTCTACCTGTGTTCTGTCAGTGTTCTACCTGTGTTCTGTTAGCGTTCTACCTGTGTTCTGTCAGCGGTCTACCTGTGTTCTGACAGCAGTCTACCTGAGTTCTAACGTTCTAACTCCCTatgcaaaaaattatttccGTTTTTCTGAATGCTTTATGAATTCATTCAATTAAACGGCCTTGCCCCTAGTGTGGATAAGTCTTGCTTTCATGTGGTTTTCTTAAATAACTGGTGCAATCTGGTGCGTCTGACGCACTGTCATATGTAATGTGTCGTCCAGTGTGGCGTGTAGGAGCAGGCATGTGTGCTGGCAGAAATGCCTGCTTGGGTTTATTACAGGCAGTGTTCAGGCATGTCCACGCTCTTTAACGTCACTTAGCTGCCTTTAGCTGGGGTACATTGGAGCAAAGCGCAGGGACCTGGGCTTGTGACtcgggggttgcaggtttgattcctgacTGCCGTTGTGTCCCTGAGCAAAATTACTTAACGTGAGTTGCTTAAATAAAGCCTTCAGCTGTGTAATAGAATAGCACgtaaaaaaacaagctttgaAAGTCACTGTCGGTGCAAGGGTTTGCTAAACTCATTGACTCAAAGTAAGTGTAAGTCTGGTGCATATGTAAGGCTCAGTTGCTAACTGATACATGGATGCCTTCTCTCCACAGTTGGCACGCTACCTGAACAGGACTTACTGGGagaagaaacaggaagaggtccGCAGGAGCCCCACCCCTTCCGCCCCTGCCCCAGTCCCATTGGCCGAGCCCCTGCCAGTCAGCCAGAtcagagagatcagagagatcAGCCAGATCAGCCAACCAGTGGAAAGCCAGGCTCCGGCCCCTCCTGTCAGCGTGGTGGAGGTATATACTGCATACACTTCTCTCTGATGTATCTGCCTATCCCtctatgtgattggttgagggCTCATTGACTGACAGTACCCTTGACTGACTGCGTTCCCCTACCCTTCCCAGTGATTGGGTGAGGCCTCCTTGATTGACAGTGCCTCTCTGCCCTCAGCAGCAGTACCAGAACGGGGAGTCGGAGGAGAACCACGAGCAGTTCCTGAAGGCGCTGCAGAACGCGGTCACCACCTTCCTCAACCGCGTGAAGAGCAACCACATGCGCGGTCGCAGCATCACCAACGACAGCGCCGTGCTCTCGCTCTTCCAGTCCATCAACAACATGCACCCCCAGCTGCTGGAGGTGCTCAACCAGCTGGACGAGAAACGCTGTGAGGGCACGCCCCCAAACGCGCCCGCCGCTACCCACGTACCGCACGCGCaccgcgcacacacgcagaaacattATACCAACAATCCTcatacacacgcaggcacaccaAAAACATTAGACTAACTAtcctcacttacacacactcaaatcCTCACCCCAAAAGCATTATTCCAACTATCGTCACctatgcacacacgcaccctcccggttttccagaaccttccgtCACCTCTCTTTGCATTGATGTTTGTGCCGTGCTGTCAGCACAGCTATTGTCCCTTGCCGTGCTGAGTCCTCCCTGTGTGTTGGCAGTGTACTACGAGGGGCTGCAGGACAAGCTGGCGCAGGTTCGAGACGCGCGGGCGGCGCTCAACGCCCTGCGGGACGAGCACCGCGAGAAGCTGCGGCgggcggcggaggaggcggagcggCAGAGACAGATCCAGCTGGCCCAGAAACTGGAGATCATGAGGCAGAAGAAGCAGGTGAGAATCAGCCTGTGGCTggatctctgtgctgtagtagagggggtgtggggcgtgattggctggtctgagtgtgtgtgacgctGTGATTGGTCCCCGCGTTGCAGGAGTACCTGGAGGTGCAGAGGCAGCTGGCAATCCAGCggctgcaggagcaggagaaggagaggcagCTGAGACTGGAGCAGCAGAAGCACACCATTCAGATGAGAGCGCAGATGCCAGCCTTCTCCCTGCCCTACGCACAGGTAAACTACACCTTTTACACAGGTACATCAGCCTTCTC
Protein-coding sequences here:
- the LOC135248586 gene encoding hepatocyte growth factor-regulated tyrosine kinase substrate-like → MVQRSLLSLTLSLSVWQHHCRACGQIFCGKCSSKCSTIPKFGIEKEVRVCEPCFEFLNKKAEGKAASTGSSELPPEYLTSPLSQQSQTPPKRDEAALQEEEELQLAIALSQSEAEEKARMRQKTSYTLYPKAEPTPVTSSAPPVSSLYSSPVNSSAPLAEDVDPELARYLNRTYWEKKQEEVRRSPTPSAPAPVPLAEPLPVSQIREIREISQISQPVESQAPAPPVSVVEQQYQNGESEENHEQFLKALQNAVTTFLNRVKSNHMRGRSITNDSAVLSLFQSINNMHPQLLEVLNQLDEKRLYYEGLQDKLAQVRDARAALNALRDEHREKLRRAAEEAERQRQIQLAQKLEIMRQKKQEYLEVQRQLAIQRLQEQEKERQLRLEQQKHTIQMRAQMPAFSLPYAQMQSLPPNVAGGVVYQPAGPPSYPGTFSPSGSVEGSPMHTVYMNQPGQAGTGAYQGAPVSATDPSMVNAYMYQAAGSTGQPAAPGQAVPTTSPPYSSYQPAPTQGYQNAVSQAQNMPPMSQAAPTNGMTYMGYQPYSMQNMMTALPGQDPNMAPQQAYMPGGQQPIYQQMAPPGPQQQGQQQPQAPPASNEAQLISFD